The following proteins come from a genomic window of Chelmon rostratus isolate fCheRos1 chromosome 23, fCheRos1.pri, whole genome shotgun sequence:
- the hacd4 gene encoding very-long-chain (3R)-3-hydroxyacyl-CoA dehydratase 4: MLSFRLAYIFSYNLFQFCGHTWILANSIARFLTFGRDALADTFYSVGFVMSLCQLLSILELFHIADGIEKARLLPRFVQVSEKNVLLIMVIMLEEIQSKPVVCVQFFLWNILDLLRYPHELLCVMDTPSIAMLWTRYTLWIPLYILSVATEGVTIYQALPYIEPTAPNSCPSNSTVSAHIHLPFLLMLYLPVLALGASVTVWQVLKERQHHLEKWSKKMKRK, from the exons AT GCTCAGCTTTAGGCTTGCCTACATTTTCTCGTATAACCTGTTCCAGTTCTGTGGACACACATGGATACTGGCTAATAGCATAGCCAGGTTTCTCACATTTGGCCGAG ATGCCTTAGCAGACACATTTTACTCTGTTGGCTTTGTGATGAGTCTGTGCCAGCTGCTCTCCATCCTGGAGCTTTTCCATATCGCAGACGGGATTGAGAAAGCGAGACTCCTTCCTCGCTTCGTCCAA GTTTCGGAGAAGAACGTCTTGCTGATCATGGTCATCATGCTGGAGGAGATCCAGAGTAAACcagttgtgtgtgtacagttctTCCTGTGGAACATTCTGGACCTCCTACG ATACCCACATGAGCTGCTATGTGTTATGGACACACCCTCCATCGCCATGCTGTGGACTCGCTACACGCTCTGGATCCCCTTATACATCCTGTCGGTGGCCACTGAAG GTGTTACCATATACCAGGCCCTGCCTTATATTGAGCCAACAGCACCAAACTCATGCCCGTCCAATTCAACAGTGTCAGCACACATTCACCTGCCCTTCCTACTGATGCTCTACCTGCCTGTTCTTGCTCTCG GGGCCTCCGTAACAGTCTGGCAAGTGCTGAAGGAGAGACAACACCACCTGGAGAAATGGAGCaagaagatgaaaaggaaatga